A part of Synergistaceae bacterium genomic DNA contains:
- a CDS encoding MerR family transcriptional regulator, with protein MDKVYSSRQAAEFLGVKVKTLQQWDREDKLKPTSRSKTNRRIYTKNQ; from the coding sequence ATTGATAAGGTCTATAGTTCGAGGCAAGCGGCAGAATTTCTTGGCGTCAAAGTAAAAACTTTACAGCAGTGGGACAGGGAGGATAAATTAAAACCCACTTCACGAAGTAAAACAAATCGGAGGATTTATACCAAGAACCAATAA